A stretch of Aythya fuligula isolate bAytFul2 chromosome 1, bAytFul2.pri, whole genome shotgun sequence DNA encodes these proteins:
- the GPR85 gene encoding probable G-protein coupled receptor 85 yields MANYSHAADNILQNLSPLTAFLKLTSLGFIIGVSVVGNLLISILLVKDKTLHRAPYYFLLDLCCSDILRSAICFPFVFTSVKNGSTWTYGTLTCKVIAFLGVLSCFHTAFMLFCISVTRYLAIAHHRFYTKRLTFWTCLAVICMVWTLSVAMAFPPVLDVGTYSFIREEDQCTFQHRSFRANDSLGFMLLLALILLATQLVYLKLIFFVHDRRKMKPVQFVAAVSQNWTFHGPGASGQAAANWLAGFGRGPTPPTLLGIRQNANTTGRRRLLVLDEFKMEKRISRMFYIMTFLFLTLWGPYLVACYWRVFARGPVVPGGFLTAAVWMSFAQAGINPFVCIFSNRELRRCFSTTLLYCRKSRLPREPYCVI; encoded by the coding sequence ATGGCGAACTACAGCCATGCAGCTGACAACATTTTACAAAATCTCTCTCCTTTAACAGCTTTTCTGAAACTGACTTCACTGGGTTTCATAATAGGAGTCAGTGTGGTGGGTAACCTTCTGATCTCCATTTTGCTAGTCAAAGATAAGACCTTGCATAGAGCTCCTTACTACTTCCTGTTGGATCTTTGCTGCTCAGATATCCTCAGATCTGCAATTTGTTTCCCATTTGTTTTCACCTCTGTAAAAAATGGCTCTACTTGGACGTATGGGACTCTTACTTGCAAAGTGATTGCCTTTTTGGGGGTTTTGTCCTGCTTTCACACTGCTTTCATGTTGTTCTGCATAAGCGTCACCAGATACCTAGCTATTGCCCACCACCGTTTTTATACGAAAAGGCTGACCTTCTGGACTTGTTTGGCCGTTATCTGTATGGTGTGGACCCTCTCTGTAGCCATGGCTTTCCCCCCAGTTTTAGATGTGGGCACCTACTCGTTCATTAGGGAGGAAGACCAATGCACTTTCCAGCATCGTTCCTTCAGGGCTAATGATTCTTTGGGATTTATGCTTCTTCTTGCCCTCATCCTCCTAGCCACACAGCTTGTCTACCTCAAGCTGATATTTTTTGTTCACGACCgcaggaaaatgaagccagTCCAGTTTGTTGCAGCAGTGAGCCAGAACTGGACTTTCCATGGTCCTGGAGCGAGCGGTCAAGCGGCTGCTAATTGGCTGGCTGGATTTGGAAGGGGTCCCACACCGCCAACCTTGTTGGGAATCAGGCAAAACGCGAACACCACAGGCAGGAGAAGGCTACTGGTTTTAGACGAGTTCAAAATGGAGAAGAGAATCAGCAGAATGTTCTACATCATGACATTCCTCTTTCTGACCTTGTGGGGTCCCTATTTGGTAGCCTGTTACTGGAGAGTTTTCGCAAGAGGGCCTGTAGTACCAGGGGGATTTCTAACGGCCGCTGTCTGGATGAGTTTTGCCCAAGCTGGAATCAATCcttttgtctgcattttctCCAACAGGGAGCTGAGGCGCTGTTTCAGCACAACCCTTCTTTACTGCAGAAAATCCAGGTTACCAAGGGAACCTTACTGTGTTATATGA